Proteins found in one Paraburkholderia caballeronis genomic segment:
- a CDS encoding amidase — MQSDYLSYDAIGLAELVKSREASARELLDTAIARAEAVNPAINALVLKDYDAARRRAARNGDGADALAPGPLAGVPFLVKDLGAPVAGLPMTLGSRHYRHFVPTADAPVVTRIRDAGLNIFGKTSTPELGQMPYTEPELFGPCRNPWNLDHTPGGSSGGAAASVAAGIVPLAHASDGGGSIRIPASCCGLFGLKPSRSRQTPGNPPPPPGALGVDLAVSRSVRDSALMLDLLTGDPGLAPGSPGTFLAAAAEPCKPLTIAFVTDPMFAGSLSADVRAALDDAAALAESLGHRIEPVSLSIDFAQAREAFLMLWSVVAEQYVLNAADLSGHRPRRREFEVATWALAHIGRKLGERELPAALDTQRRITTQFADLMTRYDALLCATLAAAPVKIGELRPTQAERLQMHAVTALPMEALMRRLLTEASNKAFAWAGCTELFNLTGQPAMSVPLWWNARGLPVGVQFAAREGNDALLLRLASQLEAARPWFGRRPPLLSARA; from the coding sequence GTGCAGTCCGACTACCTGTCCTACGACGCGATCGGCCTCGCCGAACTCGTGAAGTCGCGCGAAGCCAGCGCGCGCGAACTGCTCGACACCGCGATCGCGCGCGCGGAAGCGGTGAACCCGGCGATCAACGCGCTCGTGCTGAAGGACTACGACGCCGCGCGCCGGCGCGCGGCGCGCAACGGCGACGGCGCGGACGCGCTCGCGCCCGGCCCGCTCGCCGGCGTGCCGTTTCTGGTGAAAGACCTCGGCGCGCCGGTCGCCGGACTGCCGATGACGCTCGGCAGCCGCCACTACCGCCACTTCGTGCCGACCGCGGATGCGCCGGTCGTCACGCGCATCCGCGACGCGGGCCTCAACATCTTCGGCAAGACCAGCACGCCGGAACTCGGCCAGATGCCGTACACCGAGCCCGAACTGTTCGGCCCGTGCCGCAATCCGTGGAACCTCGATCACACGCCCGGCGGATCGAGCGGCGGCGCGGCCGCGTCGGTCGCGGCCGGCATCGTGCCGCTCGCGCACGCGTCGGACGGCGGCGGCTCGATCCGGATTCCGGCGTCGTGCTGCGGGCTGTTCGGGCTGAAGCCGTCGCGCTCGCGGCAGACGCCGGGCAACCCGCCGCCGCCGCCCGGCGCGCTCGGCGTCGATCTCGCGGTATCGCGCAGCGTGCGCGACAGCGCGCTGATGCTCGACCTGCTGACCGGCGACCCCGGACTCGCGCCCGGCTCGCCCGGCACCTTCCTCGCGGCGGCGGCCGAGCCGTGCAAGCCGCTGACGATCGCCTTCGTCACCGATCCGATGTTCGCCGGGTCGCTGTCCGCCGACGTGCGCGCCGCGCTCGACGACGCGGCCGCGCTCGCGGAATCGCTCGGCCACCGGATCGAGCCGGTCAGCCTGTCGATCGACTTCGCGCAGGCGCGCGAAGCGTTCCTGATGCTGTGGTCGGTGGTCGCCGAGCAATACGTGCTGAACGCGGCCGATCTATCCGGCCATCGCCCGCGCCGCCGCGAGTTCGAAGTCGCGACGTGGGCGCTCGCGCATATCGGCCGCAAGCTCGGCGAGCGCGAGTTGCCGGCCGCGCTCGACACGCAGCGGCGCATCACCACGCAGTTCGCCGACCTGATGACGCGCTACGACGCGCTGCTGTGCGCGACGCTCGCCGCCGCGCCGGTGAAGATCGGCGAGTTGCGGCCGACGCAGGCCGAACGGCTGCAGATGCACGCGGTCACCGCGCTGCCGATGGAGGCGTTGATGCGAAGGCTGCTGACCGAAGCGTCGAACAAGGCGTTCGCGTGGGCGGGCTGCACGGAGCTGTTCAATCTGACCGGACAGCCGGCGATGTCGGTGCCGCTGTGGTGGAATGCGCGCGGCCTGCCGGTCGGCGTGCAGTTCGCGGCCCGCGAGGGCAACGACGCGCTGCTGCTTCGGCTGGCCAGTCAGCTGGAGGCGGCGCGGCCGTGGTTCGGCCGGCGGCCGCCGCTACTGTCGGCACGCGCCTGA
- a CDS encoding high-potential iron-sulfur protein: MKTTRRSFLITSLGVASSLALSRQAFADAPKVADSDPTAQALGYKSDATQVDKAKYAKYTAGETCSNCQFYQGKPTDAFAPCPMFGGKQVSGKGWCSAYTKKA, encoded by the coding sequence ATGAAAACAACCCGCCGCAGCTTTCTGATCACGAGCCTTGGCGTCGCTTCGTCCCTCGCGCTGTCGCGTCAGGCGTTCGCGGACGCGCCGAAGGTCGCCGACTCGGACCCGACCGCGCAGGCGCTCGGCTACAAGTCCGACGCGACCCAGGTGGACAAGGCGAAATATGCGAAGTACACGGCCGGCGAGACGTGCAGCAACTGCCAGTTCTATCAGGGCAAGCCGACCGACGCGTTCGCGCCGTGCCCGATGTTCGGCGGCAAGCAGGTGTCCGGCAAGGGCTGGTGCAGCGCCTATACGAAGAAGGCCTGA
- a CDS encoding NAD(P)/FAD-dependent oxidoreductase gives MDEIECVVIGAGVVGLAVARALAARGREVIVLEAADAIGTGTSSRNSEVIHAGLYYPRGSLKATLCVRGRELLYEFCASHNVPHRRCGKLLVATARDQIPQLESILTRGRENGVFDLTRISAAEAQALEPALECVEAVYSPQTGIVDSHQLMLALQGDAERDGAVVALQSPVESIDAGNGYFVVHVGGAAPTDIRASCVINSAGLYANALARRVRGLDVRHVPPLFLARGSYFSVSGRAPFSRLIYPMPSEAGLGVHLTIDLGGQARFGPDVEWVDTIGYDVDPHRADSFYAQIRRYWPGLPDHALQPAYSGIRPKLSGPGEPAADFMIQGAAAHGVRGLVNLFGIESPGLTASLAIAQRVCEVAGHA, from the coding sequence ATGGACGAGATCGAATGTGTAGTGATCGGCGCGGGCGTGGTCGGGCTCGCGGTGGCCCGGGCGCTCGCGGCGCGCGGCCGCGAGGTGATCGTGCTCGAAGCGGCCGATGCGATCGGCACCGGCACCAGCTCGCGCAACAGCGAGGTCATTCACGCCGGGCTCTACTATCCGCGCGGGTCGCTGAAGGCGACGCTGTGCGTGCGCGGCCGCGAGCTGCTGTACGAATTCTGCGCGTCGCATAACGTCCCGCACCGGCGCTGCGGCAAGCTGCTGGTCGCGACCGCGCGCGACCAGATCCCTCAACTCGAAAGCATCCTCACGCGCGGCCGCGAAAACGGCGTGTTCGATCTCACGCGGATCAGCGCGGCCGAGGCGCAGGCGCTCGAACCGGCGCTCGAATGCGTGGAGGCGGTGTATTCGCCGCAGACCGGGATCGTCGACAGCCATCAACTGATGCTCGCGTTGCAGGGCGATGCCGAGCGCGACGGCGCGGTGGTCGCGCTGCAGTCGCCGGTCGAATCGATCGACGCGGGCAACGGCTACTTCGTCGTGCATGTCGGCGGCGCCGCGCCGACCGACATCCGCGCGTCGTGCGTGATCAACAGCGCGGGCCTTTACGCGAACGCGCTCGCGCGGCGCGTCCGCGGCCTCGACGTGCGCCACGTGCCGCCGCTCTTTCTCGCGCGCGGCAGCTACTTCAGCGTGTCGGGCCGCGCGCCGTTCTCGCGGCTCATCTATCCGATGCCGAGCGAGGCGGGCCTCGGCGTGCACCTGACCATCGACCTCGGTGGCCAGGCGCGGTTCGGCCCGGACGTCGAATGGGTCGACACGATCGGCTACGACGTCGATCCGCATCGCGCGGACAGCTTCTACGCGCAGATTCGCCGCTACTGGCCAGGCCTGCCGGACCACGCGCTGCAGCCCGCGTATTCGGGCATCCGTCCGAAGCTGTCCGGACCCGGCGAGCCGGCCGCCGACTTCATGATCCAGGGCGCGGCCGCGCACGGCGTGCGGGGGCTCGTGAATCTGTTCGGCATCGAATCGCCGGGACTCACCGCGTCGCTCGCGATCGCGCAGCGGGTCTGCGAAGTCGCCGGCCACGCGTGA
- the rqpR gene encoding response regulator transcription factor RqpR (The RqpSR system (Regulating Quorum sensing and Pathogenicity Sensor kinase and Response regulator) co-occurs with and modulates the expression of cis-2-dodecenoic acid quorum-sensing systems.): MSPRILLVDDHAVVRQGVRQLLLDRGIASEVTEAQTGAEGLAAVAQHACDVVLLDISLPDMNGVEVLKRMKRKAPRIPVLMFSMYREDQYAVRALKAGAAGYLSKTVDAAGMIAAIQQVAGGRKYVSPAMAEALADYVSVDGEQLPHEKLSDREYQTLCMLASGQRLTDIARTLSLSVKTVSVYRTRVLEKMKLSNNAELTFYVMSNRLIDLNPAMTA, from the coding sequence ATGAGCCCGCGCATCCTGCTCGTCGATGACCATGCGGTCGTGCGCCAGGGCGTGCGCCAGTTGCTGCTCGATCGCGGCATCGCGTCCGAGGTGACCGAGGCGCAGACCGGCGCGGAAGGGCTCGCCGCCGTCGCGCAGCACGCGTGCGACGTGGTGCTGCTCGACATCTCGCTACCCGACATGAACGGCGTCGAGGTGCTGAAGCGGATGAAGCGCAAGGCGCCGCGCATCCCGGTGCTGATGTTCTCGATGTACCGCGAGGACCAGTACGCGGTCCGCGCGCTGAAGGCGGGCGCAGCCGGTTATCTGTCGAAGACGGTCGACGCCGCCGGGATGATCGCCGCGATCCAGCAGGTCGCCGGCGGCCGCAAGTACGTGAGCCCGGCGATGGCCGAGGCGCTCGCCGACTACGTGTCGGTGGACGGCGAGCAGTTGCCGCACGAAAAGCTGTCCGACCGCGAGTACCAGACGCTGTGCATGCTCGCATCCGGCCAGCGGCTGACCGACATCGCGCGCACGCTGTCGCTGTCGGTCAAGACGGTGAGCGTCTACCGGACGCGCGTGCTCGAAAAGATGAAGCTCAGCAACAACGCGGAGCTGACCTTCTACGTGATGAGCAACCGTCTGATCGACCTGAACCCCGCGATGACCGCCTGA
- a CDS encoding endonuclease/exonuclease/phosphatase family protein, producing MRNPDEPLIDTSHSNEFIAVSWNLHKGRSPLGFQAWQAMQRWVQSIHADAYFLQEAMARRLPSPVLESSFGAPLGDPAEDVWHCQATEIAQSLQLQIALGPNVFKPSWRHGNAILSPHPLDLGGRWDISAHRFERRGLLVARASFGGRAVTLLCAHLALTRSARMRQMQWIAHWIAKEAPQGPLVLAGDFNDWRNDSVPIFAEHGLQEVATLLGEPARTFPAFSPALALDKMFVRGMEPVEWIQPAQETAWLSDHLPYIARLRVE from the coding sequence ATGCGAAACCCGGACGAACCCCTGATCGACACGTCGCACAGCAACGAATTCATCGCGGTGAGCTGGAACCTGCACAAGGGCCGCTCGCCGCTCGGCTTTCAGGCGTGGCAGGCGATGCAGCGCTGGGTCCAGTCGATCCACGCGGACGCCTATTTCCTGCAGGAAGCGATGGCGCGCCGGCTGCCGTCGCCGGTGCTCGAATCGAGCTTCGGCGCGCCGCTCGGCGATCCGGCCGAAGACGTCTGGCACTGCCAGGCCACCGAGATCGCGCAGTCGCTGCAACTGCAGATCGCGCTCGGCCCGAACGTGTTCAAGCCGTCGTGGCGGCACGGCAACGCGATCCTGTCGCCGCATCCGCTGGACCTCGGCGGCCGCTGGGACATCTCCGCTCACCGCTTCGAGCGGCGCGGCCTGCTGGTCGCGCGCGCGTCGTTCGGCGGCCGCGCGGTCACGCTGCTGTGCGCGCACCTCGCGCTGACCCGCAGCGCGCGCATGAGGCAGATGCAGTGGATCGCGCACTGGATCGCGAAGGAAGCGCCGCAAGGCCCGCTCGTGCTCGCCGGCGACTTCAACGACTGGCGCAACGACTCGGTGCCGATCTTCGCGGAGCACGGGTTGCAGGAAGTCGCGACGCTGCTCGGCGAGCCCGCGCGCACGTTCCCGGCGTTCTCGCCCGCGCTCGCGCTCGACAAGATGTTCGTGCGCGGAATGGAGCCGGTCGAATGGATCCAGCCCGCGCAGGAAACCGCTTGGCTGTCCGACCATCTGCCGTACATCGCGCGGCTCAGGGTGGAATAA
- a CDS encoding ferredoxin--NADP reductase, whose amino-acid sequence MSKLTTETVLSVHHWTDTLFTFTCTRDAALRFENGQFTMVGLEVDGKPLIRAYSMASANYEEHLEFLSIKVQDGPLTSRLQHLKVGDKVLIGKKPTGTLMADNLLPGKTLWLLSTGTGLAPFMSIIKDPDIYDRYEKVVLTHTCRFVDELAYKEFISEDLRNHEYLGEIVREKLVYYPTVTREAFDNKGRITDLIETKKLFEDLNVPPFSLENDRVMLCGSPHMLRDTRELLDGLGFKEGSNNEPGHYVIEKAFVG is encoded by the coding sequence ATGAGCAAACTCACCACCGAAACCGTCCTCAGCGTCCACCACTGGACCGACACGCTGTTCACCTTCACCTGCACGCGCGACGCCGCCCTGCGTTTCGAGAACGGCCAGTTCACGATGGTCGGCCTCGAAGTGGACGGCAAGCCGCTGATCCGCGCGTACAGCATGGCGAGCGCGAACTACGAAGAGCACCTCGAATTCCTCAGCATCAAGGTGCAGGACGGTCCGCTCACGTCGCGCCTGCAACACCTGAAGGTCGGCGACAAGGTGCTGATCGGCAAGAAGCCGACCGGCACGCTGATGGCCGACAACCTGCTGCCGGGCAAGACGCTGTGGCTGCTGTCCACCGGCACGGGCCTCGCGCCGTTCATGTCGATCATCAAGGACCCGGACATCTACGATCGCTACGAGAAGGTCGTGCTCACGCACACGTGCCGTTTCGTCGACGAACTCGCGTACAAGGAGTTCATCAGCGAGGACCTGCGCAATCACGAGTACCTCGGCGAGATCGTCCGCGAAAAGCTGGTCTATTACCCGACCGTCACGCGCGAAGCGTTCGACAACAAGGGCCGCATCACCGACCTGATCGAGACGAAGAAGCTGTTCGAGGACCTGAACGTGCCGCCGTTCTCGCTCGAAAACGACCGCGTGATGCTGTGCGGCAGCCCGCACATGCTGCGCGACACGCGCGAGCTGCTCGACGGGCTCGGCTTCAAGGAAGGCAGCAACAACGAGCCGGGTCATTACGTGATCGAAAAGGCGTTCGTCGGCTGA
- a CDS encoding sensor histidine kinase, with translation MDSSIVVTINARARGRHGHRRRGERALPAGGLAAGAAVPTIGDPQALAFAREIDRLQRQVAALSARPVDADEAARQRLARELHDCVGAELAATRFALANVRTWLPADAPPQCEDALALVQRSLDAACNATREVLADLYAPRLDAGLVRTLSGWIRDFGARTGLRTSFVCAADGRLARLPDDAALAVFRVAQEALANVARHARATGADVRLDCTPQALTLTVADDGVGMPRGARRRAGHYGVAGMRERCRAFGGALRIVSARADDPHADARHGTTVRARFAWDALAGAAATRPLDDTRGQPS, from the coding sequence ATGGATTCGTCGATTGTGGTCACGATCAACGCGCGTGCGCGCGGCCGTCACGGCCACCGCAGGCGCGGAGAACGCGCCCTGCCGGCTGGCGGCCTGGCCGCCGGCGCCGCGGTCCCGACGATAGGCGACCCTCAGGCGCTCGCGTTCGCCCGCGAGATCGACCGGCTCCAGCGACAAGTCGCCGCACTGTCCGCGCGTCCCGTCGATGCGGACGAAGCCGCGCGCCAGCGCCTCGCGCGCGAGCTGCACGACTGCGTCGGCGCCGAACTCGCCGCCACCCGTTTTGCTCTGGCCAATGTCCGCACGTGGCTGCCCGCCGACGCGCCGCCGCAATGCGAAGACGCGCTCGCGCTCGTGCAGCGCTCGCTCGACGCCGCGTGCAACGCGACGCGCGAAGTGCTCGCCGACCTCTACGCGCCGCGCCTCGACGCGGGCCTCGTGCGCACGTTGTCCGGCTGGATCCGCGACTTCGGCGCGCGCACCGGCCTGCGCACCAGCTTCGTCTGCGCGGCCGACGGGCGGCTCGCCCGCCTGCCCGACGACGCCGCGCTGGCCGTGTTCCGCGTCGCGCAGGAGGCGCTCGCGAACGTCGCGCGCCACGCGCGCGCGACCGGCGCCGACGTCCGCCTCGACTGCACGCCGCAGGCGCTCACGCTCACCGTCGCCGACGACGGCGTCGGCATGCCGCGCGGCGCGCGCCGCCGCGCCGGCCACTACGGCGTCGCCGGCATGCGCGAGCGCTGCCGCGCGTTCGGCGGCGCGCTGCGGATCGTGTCCGCGCGCGCGGACGACCCGCACGCCGACGCGCGCCACGGCACCACGGTGCGCGCCCGCTTCGCATGGGACGCGCTGGCCGGCGCAGCCGCGACGCGCCCGCTCGACGACACGCGAGGCCAGCCGTCATGA